In a genomic window of Syntrophales bacterium:
- a CDS encoding phosphoserine transaminase, with amino-acid sequence MHNPNFSSGPCSKRPAWSLEVLKDAPVGRSHRSAQGKDKLAKAIKETKSILGIPDNYLVGIMPGSDTGAFEAAMWSLLGSRSVTALVWESFSEGWATDIQKQLKLNPTILKADYGKIPDLSSIDWNSDVVFVANGTTSGVKIPNWDWIPADRRGLTLCDATSAAFAMPIDWSKTDVLTFSWQKCLGGEAAHGMLVLSPRAVERFESYDPPWPLPKIFRMKKGGKVNVSIFEGDTINTPSLLCVEDYLDALQWAASVGGLQGLIARSEANLKVVEDWVAKNDWVDFLAAGREVRSNTSVCLSVVHEKVQALPKDARAKFLKDVASDLGKKKIALDINSYKDAPPGYRFWCGPTVEPEDIRTALAELGKAFLQKVASL; translated from the coding sequence ATGCACAATCCCAATTTCAGTTCCGGACCCTGCAGCAAGCGGCCCGCATGGAGCCTGGAAGTCCTCAAGGACGCACCGGTAGGCCGCTCCCACCGCTCGGCCCAGGGAAAGGACAAACTGGCGAAAGCCATCAAGGAAACCAAGAGCATTCTGGGCATCCCGGACAATTACCTCGTGGGAATCATGCCCGGTTCCGATACGGGCGCCTTCGAGGCGGCCATGTGGAGTCTCCTGGGCTCCCGATCCGTGACCGCCCTCGTATGGGAGAGTTTCTCCGAGGGCTGGGCGACGGACATCCAGAAGCAGCTCAAGCTCAACCCGACGATCCTGAAGGCCGACTACGGAAAGATCCCGGACCTGTCATCCATCGACTGGAACAGCGACGTGGTCTTCGTCGCCAACGGGACCACCAGCGGCGTCAAGATCCCGAATTGGGACTGGATCCCGGCGGACCGCCGGGGCCTGACCCTCTGCGACGCCACCAGCGCCGCCTTCGCCATGCCCATCGACTGGTCGAAGACGGACGTCCTGACCTTCTCCTGGCAGAAATGCCTTGGAGGCGAGGCGGCCCACGGCATGCTGGTCCTGAGTCCCCGTGCGGTCGAGCGGTTCGAGTCCTATGACCCCCCGTGGCCCCTCCCGAAGATCTTCCGCATGAAGAAGGGCGGAAAGGTCAACGTCTCCATCTTCGAGGGCGACACGATCAACACCCCCTCCCTCCTCTGCGTGGAGGACTATCTGGATGCCCTGCAGTGGGCCGCGTCCGTCGGCGGCCTCCAGGGACTGATCGCCCGGAGCGAGGCGAACCTGAAGGTCGTGGAGGACTGGGTGGCGAAGAACGACTGGGTCGATTTCCTGGCCGCCGGCAGGGAGGTGCGCTCGAACACCTCCGTCTGCCTGTCCGTCGTCCACGAGAAGGTCCAGGCCCTGCCCAAGGACGCCCGGGCGAAGTTCCTCAAGGACGTCGCGAGCGACCTCGGGAAGAAGAAAATCGCCCTCGACATCAATTCCTACAAGGACGCCCCTCCGGGATACCGCTTCTGGTGCGGCCCCACCGTCGAGCCGGAGGACATCCGGACGGCCCTGGCGGAACTGGGGAAGGCATTTCTTCAGAAAGTGGCATCCCTGTAG